A section of the Humulus lupulus chromosome 2, drHumLupu1.1, whole genome shotgun sequence genome encodes:
- the LOC133818184 gene encoding DExH-box ATP-dependent RNA helicase DExH17 isoform X1, protein MDPYSLKSVFDLPLPFQSTFSFRYFNSLQNECFPVCFHADINMVVSAPTGSGKTVLFELCILRLLSRFISEGTKFVHVKGTLKTIYIAPSKALVQEKLRHWTQKFGSWGINCLELTGDNESYNIKNIQEADIILTTPEKFDAVTRHGIKDGGLSFFGDISLLLIDEVHLLNDPRGAALEAIVSRIKMLARNPLLKSSSLSDVRFLAVSATIPNIEDLAEWLEVPVQGVKRFGEEMRPVKLTTKVFGYTPAKNDFLFEKRLQNYIWDILMQYSRGKSALVFCSTRKGAQEAAQRLTQSAMNFGHSNPFVKDREQQERLREASLLCSDKQMQSYIVYGVGYHNGGLCHKDRTLVENLFLNGDIQVLCTTNTLAHGVNLPAHTVVIKSTQHFNKEKGLYMEYDRSTVLQMCGRAGRPPFDDTGMVIIMTRRDTVHLYENLLNGCEMVESQLLSCVTEHLTAEIVQLTVTDITKAIEWMKCSYLYVRMKKNPGNYAVKKGISRDRVEKHLQEICVQKVNELSRYQLIWTDEDGFLLKPLEPGRLMTRYYLKFDTMKLLMQIPVNCTLEDALHVICRAEEISWIQLRRNEKKLLNDINTDKEGRLRFHILIDNGRRKKRIQTREEKIFVLVNDCLTGDPLIHDLSLTQDVNSICLNGCRIAKCMKEYFIYKKNYKGALDSALLAKSLHQKLWDDSPYLLKQLPGIGMVTAKALQSMEITSFETLAGADPRRIEIVTGRKFPFGNHIKDSLLSLPPKVDMKVEETECQMRGKSKLVITLTRISEPFKSMKRHYADMIVGSEEDNMIVLHEKIRVEEFSSPYSAVILLPNPQQGKLTVKADLIFEEYIGIDVHQKLVLTKVSNLSLNNKRGKIQSSSTPAQEVCVIEDDDDDNEETTFQAPAKKLHKLAKSKIIDDSVPSFNILDENFEEFEGDEPVLQVNEDKHKNVTEQKIFDHIREKAKSFPHLAAPNIAYPPSTETLNLIRKHTRENELDSLRDDIEVLGEVDRIINARFTLVKPTIDPGGGEQYGQNTEKPQHHSTLKSSSNFNCMEQIGGVSPEPEDCTVETLTEDTIFDHIRKKAKNFPQLSNLQPQTESLWTISDDPMEDAILISDSEAGEVGDCVRDRRPGKRVKPNASSGKRAKASPKVSSTCVDLSSTKMPSFDISMLKNDVVAADQHSSMEIRRKQQHSQSPTLQQNQRCSSTTPGKAKKVESFLGFESVFSFL, encoded by the exons ATCTATATAGCCCCATCGAAGGCTTTAGTACAAGAGAAACTTCGTCATTGGACTCAAAAGTTTGGATCATGGGGTATAAATTGCTTAGAGCTAACAGGAGATAATGAATCTTACAACATAAAGAATATACAAGAAGCAGACATCATCCTAACCACTCCTGAA AAATTTGATGCAGTAACTAGGCATGGCATAAAAGATGGTGGATTGAGCTTTTTTGGTGATATATCACTTTTACTTATTGATGAAGTTCATCTGCTGAATGATCCACGTGGAGCAGCTTTGGAGGCAATCGTCAGTAGAATAAAAATGCTTGCACGGAATCCTTTGTTGAAGTCAAGTTCCCTGTCTGATGTTCGTTTCCTAGCAGTGTCTGCCACGATCCCAAATATCGAGGACCTTG CCGAATGGCTTGAGGTTCCTGTCCAAGGAGTTAAAAG GTTTGGAGAAGAAATGAGGCCCGTGAAGTTGACTACTAAAGTTTTTG GATATACCCCAGCCAAAAATGATTTTCTATTTGAGAAA CGCCTTCAAAATTATATATGGG ATATTCTCATGCAATATTCAAGAGGGAAATCTGCTCTAGTCTTTTGTTCAACTAGAAAAGGCGCACAAGAAGCAGCACAGCGACTGACTCAATCAGCAATGAACTTTGGCCATTCAAATCCATTTGTCAAGGACAGAGAACAGCAAGAAAGGTTGAGGGAAGCTTCCCTGTTGTGCAGTGACAAACAAATGCAGTCCTATATTGTTTATGGCG TTGGTTATCACAATGGTGGACTTTGCCACAAGGATCGTACTCTGGTTGAAAATCTTTTTCTCAACGGTGACATTCAAGTACTCTGCACAACAAATACTCTTGCCCATGGAGTTAACTTACCAGCACACACAGTTGTAATAAAATCAACACAGCATTT CAACAAAGAAAAAGGCTTGTACATGGAATACGATCGATCCACAGTACTACAG ATGTGTGGAAGGGCTGGGCGGCCACCCTTTGATGATACAGGAATGGTTATAATAATGACAAGAAGAGACACG GTGCACTTGTATGAGAATCTCTTGAATGGATGTGAAATGGTGGAATCACA ATTGCTTTCATGTGTGACGGAGCACCTAACTGCAGAGATAGTTCAACTGACTGTCACTGATATTACAAAGGCAATTGAGTGGATGAAGTGCTCATACTTATATGTGAGGATGAAAAAG AACCCTGGAAATTATGCTGTCAAAAAAGGAATTTCAAGAGACCGAGTAGAAAAGCATCTGCAAG AGATTTGTGTTCAGAAAGTAAACGAGTTATCAAGATATCAATTGATCTGGACTGATGAAGATGGTTTCCTCTTGAAACCACTAG AGCCTGGAAGGCTGATGACAAGGTACTACTTGAAATTCGATACAATGAAACTTTTAATGCAGATCCCAGTAAACTGCACTCTGGAAGATGCTCTTCATGTTATCTGCCGAGCTGAGGAAATTTCAT GGATACAGCTCAGACGCAATGAGAAAAAGCTTCTGAATGACATTAACACTGATAAAGAGGGTCGACTTCGCTTTCACAtcctcattgataatgggagacGAAAAAAGCGTATTCAGACTAGAGAGGAGAAGATATTTGTTCTTGTTAATGACTGCTTGACTGGTGATCCTTTGATTCACGATTTATCCCTAACACAG GACGTCAACTCAATATGCTTAAATGGATGTAGAATCGCTAAGTGCATGAAAGaatattttatttacaaaaagaaCTACAAAGGAGCCTTGGATTCAGCTCTTCTTGCGAAGTCGTTGCATCAAAAACTGTGGGATGATAGTCCTTATCTGCTGAAACAATTACCTGGGATTGGCATGGTGACAGCGAAG GCACTACAATCAATGGAAATTACATCATTTGAGACACTGGCTGGAGCTGATCCCCGGAGGATAGAGATAGTCACTGGTCGAAAGTTTCCATTTGGAAACCATATCAAGGACTCCTTACTATCACTACCTCCGAAAGTTGACATGAAGGTTGAGGAAACTGAATGCCAGATGCGAGGGAAGTCGAAGTTGGTGATAACACTGACAAGGATATCAGAACCTTTCAAGTCAATGAAACGACATTATGCTGATATG ATTGTTGGTTCTGAAGAAGATAACATGATTGTCTTGCATGAGAAAATAAG AGTGGAAGAGTTTTCTAG TCCCTATAGCGCAGTAATTCTCCTGCCAAATCCACAGCAAGGAAAGCTGACTGTTAAGGCTGATCTTATTTTTGAAGAATACA TTGGCATTGATGTTCACCAAAAACTTGTATTGACAAAAGTGAGCAATTTAAGCTTGAACAACAAAAGGGGAAAAATACAGTCTTCTTCTACTCCAGCTCAGGAAGTATGTGTGAtcgaagatgatgatgatgataatgaggAAACCACATTTCAGGCCCCAGCTAAAAAGCTTCACAAGTTAGCGAAATCTAAAATAATAGACGATTCTGT GCCTAGTTTCAATATTCTAGATGAGAACTTTGAAGAGTTTGAAGGAG ATGAGCCTGTTCTCCAAGTTAACGAAGATAAACACAAAAACGTGACAGAGCAAAAAATATTTGACCACATACGTGAAAAGGCCAAAAGCTTTCCCCATTTGGCAGCCCCAAATATTGCATACCCTCCATCCACTGAGACACTGAATCTTATAAGGAAGCACACTCGCGAAAATGAGCTTGATTCCCTTAGAGATGATATCGAAGTTCTGGGAGAGGTAGACAGAATAATAAATGCAAGGTTTACTTTGGTCAAACCAACTATAGATCCTGGTGGGGGAGAGCAATACGGACAAAATACTGAAAAACCACAGCACCATAGTACACTCAAAAGCTCATCTAACTTCAACTGCATGGAACAAATAG GTGGGGTTTCCCCTGAACCTGAAGACTGCACAGTCGAAACTTTAACTGAAGACACGATATTTGATCACATACGGAAGAAAGCCAAGAATTTTCCTCAGTTGAGTAATTTGCAGCCCCAAACTGAGTCACTGTGGACTATATCCGACGATCCTATGGAAGATGCTATACTCATCTCAGATTCGGAAGCCGGAGAGGTAGGAGACTGTGTGCGTGATAGAAGGCCGGGAAAAAGGGTGAAACCCAACGCTTCTTCTGGAAAAAGAGCAAAGGCTTCTCCTAAAGTTTCAAGCACATGTGTTGATCTCTCATCGACTAAAATGCCGTCGTTTGATATTTCAATGTTGAAAAACGACGTAGTAGCGGCTGACCAACACAGCTCAATGGAGATTAGGAGGAAGCAGCAGCATTCTCAGTCTCCAACTTTGCAACAGAACCAGCGCTGCTCTTCGACAACACCGGGTAAAGCTAAGAAAGTTGAGTCatttcttgggtttgagagtgtcttttcttttctttga
- the LOC133818184 gene encoding DExH-box ATP-dependent RNA helicase DExH17 isoform X3 yields MDPYSLKSVFDLPLPFQSTFSFRYFNSLQNECFPVCFHADINMVVSAPTGSGKTVLFELCILRLLSRFISEGTKFVHVKGTLKTIYIAPSKALVQEKLRHWTQKFGSWGINCLELTGDNESYNIKNIQEADIILTTPEKFDAVTRHGIKDGGLSFFGDISLLLIDEVHLLNDPRGAALEAIVSRIKMLARNPLLKSSSLSDVRFLAVSATIPNIEDLAEWLEVPVQGVKRFGEEMRPVKLTTKVFDILMQYSRGKSALVFCSTRKGAQEAAQRLTQSAMNFGHSNPFVKDREQQERLREASLLCSDKQMQSYIVYGVGYHNGGLCHKDRTLVENLFLNGDIQVLCTTNTLAHGVNLPAHTVVIKSTQHFNKEKGLYMEYDRSTVLQMCGRAGRPPFDDTGMVIIMTRRDTVHLYENLLNGCEMVESQLLSCVTEHLTAEIVQLTVTDITKAIEWMKCSYLYVRMKKNPGNYAVKKGISRDRVEKHLQEICVQKVNELSRYQLIWTDEDGFLLKPLEPGRLMTRYYLKFDTMKLLMQIPVNCTLEDALHVICRAEEISWIQLRRNEKKLLNDINTDKEGRLRFHILIDNGRRKKRIQTREEKIFVLVNDCLTGDPLIHDLSLTQDVNSICLNGCRIAKCMKEYFIYKKNYKGALDSALLAKSLHQKLWDDSPYLLKQLPGIGMVTAKALQSMEITSFETLAGADPRRIEIVTGRKFPFGNHIKDSLLSLPPKVDMKVEETECQMRGKSKLVITLTRISEPFKSMKRHYADMIVGSEEDNMIVLHEKIRVEEFSSPYSAVILLPNPQQGKLTVKADLIFEEYIGIDVHQKLVLTKVSNLSLNNKRGKIQSSSTPAQEVCVIEDDDDDNEETTFQAPAKKLHKLAKSKIIDDSVPSFNILDENFEEFEGDEPVLQVNEDKHKNVTEQKIFDHIREKAKSFPHLAAPNIAYPPSTETLNLIRKHTRENELDSLRDDIEVLGEVDRIINARFTLVKPTIDPGGGEQYGQNTEKPQHHSTLKSSSNFNCMEQIGGVSPEPEDCTVETLTEDTIFDHIRKKAKNFPQLSNLQPQTESLWTISDDPMEDAILISDSEAGEVGDCVRDRRPGKRVKPNASSGKRAKASPKVSSTCVDLSSTKMPSFDISMLKNDVVAADQHSSMEIRRKQQHSQSPTLQQNQRCSSTTPGKAKKVESFLGFESVFSFL; encoded by the exons ATCTATATAGCCCCATCGAAGGCTTTAGTACAAGAGAAACTTCGTCATTGGACTCAAAAGTTTGGATCATGGGGTATAAATTGCTTAGAGCTAACAGGAGATAATGAATCTTACAACATAAAGAATATACAAGAAGCAGACATCATCCTAACCACTCCTGAA AAATTTGATGCAGTAACTAGGCATGGCATAAAAGATGGTGGATTGAGCTTTTTTGGTGATATATCACTTTTACTTATTGATGAAGTTCATCTGCTGAATGATCCACGTGGAGCAGCTTTGGAGGCAATCGTCAGTAGAATAAAAATGCTTGCACGGAATCCTTTGTTGAAGTCAAGTTCCCTGTCTGATGTTCGTTTCCTAGCAGTGTCTGCCACGATCCCAAATATCGAGGACCTTG CCGAATGGCTTGAGGTTCCTGTCCAAGGAGTTAAAAG GTTTGGAGAAGAAATGAGGCCCGTGAAGTTGACTACTAAAGTTTTTG ATATTCTCATGCAATATTCAAGAGGGAAATCTGCTCTAGTCTTTTGTTCAACTAGAAAAGGCGCACAAGAAGCAGCACAGCGACTGACTCAATCAGCAATGAACTTTGGCCATTCAAATCCATTTGTCAAGGACAGAGAACAGCAAGAAAGGTTGAGGGAAGCTTCCCTGTTGTGCAGTGACAAACAAATGCAGTCCTATATTGTTTATGGCG TTGGTTATCACAATGGTGGACTTTGCCACAAGGATCGTACTCTGGTTGAAAATCTTTTTCTCAACGGTGACATTCAAGTACTCTGCACAACAAATACTCTTGCCCATGGAGTTAACTTACCAGCACACACAGTTGTAATAAAATCAACACAGCATTT CAACAAAGAAAAAGGCTTGTACATGGAATACGATCGATCCACAGTACTACAG ATGTGTGGAAGGGCTGGGCGGCCACCCTTTGATGATACAGGAATGGTTATAATAATGACAAGAAGAGACACG GTGCACTTGTATGAGAATCTCTTGAATGGATGTGAAATGGTGGAATCACA ATTGCTTTCATGTGTGACGGAGCACCTAACTGCAGAGATAGTTCAACTGACTGTCACTGATATTACAAAGGCAATTGAGTGGATGAAGTGCTCATACTTATATGTGAGGATGAAAAAG AACCCTGGAAATTATGCTGTCAAAAAAGGAATTTCAAGAGACCGAGTAGAAAAGCATCTGCAAG AGATTTGTGTTCAGAAAGTAAACGAGTTATCAAGATATCAATTGATCTGGACTGATGAAGATGGTTTCCTCTTGAAACCACTAG AGCCTGGAAGGCTGATGACAAGGTACTACTTGAAATTCGATACAATGAAACTTTTAATGCAGATCCCAGTAAACTGCACTCTGGAAGATGCTCTTCATGTTATCTGCCGAGCTGAGGAAATTTCAT GGATACAGCTCAGACGCAATGAGAAAAAGCTTCTGAATGACATTAACACTGATAAAGAGGGTCGACTTCGCTTTCACAtcctcattgataatgggagacGAAAAAAGCGTATTCAGACTAGAGAGGAGAAGATATTTGTTCTTGTTAATGACTGCTTGACTGGTGATCCTTTGATTCACGATTTATCCCTAACACAG GACGTCAACTCAATATGCTTAAATGGATGTAGAATCGCTAAGTGCATGAAAGaatattttatttacaaaaagaaCTACAAAGGAGCCTTGGATTCAGCTCTTCTTGCGAAGTCGTTGCATCAAAAACTGTGGGATGATAGTCCTTATCTGCTGAAACAATTACCTGGGATTGGCATGGTGACAGCGAAG GCACTACAATCAATGGAAATTACATCATTTGAGACACTGGCTGGAGCTGATCCCCGGAGGATAGAGATAGTCACTGGTCGAAAGTTTCCATTTGGAAACCATATCAAGGACTCCTTACTATCACTACCTCCGAAAGTTGACATGAAGGTTGAGGAAACTGAATGCCAGATGCGAGGGAAGTCGAAGTTGGTGATAACACTGACAAGGATATCAGAACCTTTCAAGTCAATGAAACGACATTATGCTGATATG ATTGTTGGTTCTGAAGAAGATAACATGATTGTCTTGCATGAGAAAATAAG AGTGGAAGAGTTTTCTAG TCCCTATAGCGCAGTAATTCTCCTGCCAAATCCACAGCAAGGAAAGCTGACTGTTAAGGCTGATCTTATTTTTGAAGAATACA TTGGCATTGATGTTCACCAAAAACTTGTATTGACAAAAGTGAGCAATTTAAGCTTGAACAACAAAAGGGGAAAAATACAGTCTTCTTCTACTCCAGCTCAGGAAGTATGTGTGAtcgaagatgatgatgatgataatgaggAAACCACATTTCAGGCCCCAGCTAAAAAGCTTCACAAGTTAGCGAAATCTAAAATAATAGACGATTCTGT GCCTAGTTTCAATATTCTAGATGAGAACTTTGAAGAGTTTGAAGGAG ATGAGCCTGTTCTCCAAGTTAACGAAGATAAACACAAAAACGTGACAGAGCAAAAAATATTTGACCACATACGTGAAAAGGCCAAAAGCTTTCCCCATTTGGCAGCCCCAAATATTGCATACCCTCCATCCACTGAGACACTGAATCTTATAAGGAAGCACACTCGCGAAAATGAGCTTGATTCCCTTAGAGATGATATCGAAGTTCTGGGAGAGGTAGACAGAATAATAAATGCAAGGTTTACTTTGGTCAAACCAACTATAGATCCTGGTGGGGGAGAGCAATACGGACAAAATACTGAAAAACCACAGCACCATAGTACACTCAAAAGCTCATCTAACTTCAACTGCATGGAACAAATAG GTGGGGTTTCCCCTGAACCTGAAGACTGCACAGTCGAAACTTTAACTGAAGACACGATATTTGATCACATACGGAAGAAAGCCAAGAATTTTCCTCAGTTGAGTAATTTGCAGCCCCAAACTGAGTCACTGTGGACTATATCCGACGATCCTATGGAAGATGCTATACTCATCTCAGATTCGGAAGCCGGAGAGGTAGGAGACTGTGTGCGTGATAGAAGGCCGGGAAAAAGGGTGAAACCCAACGCTTCTTCTGGAAAAAGAGCAAAGGCTTCTCCTAAAGTTTCAAGCACATGTGTTGATCTCTCATCGACTAAAATGCCGTCGTTTGATATTTCAATGTTGAAAAACGACGTAGTAGCGGCTGACCAACACAGCTCAATGGAGATTAGGAGGAAGCAGCAGCATTCTCAGTCTCCAACTTTGCAACAGAACCAGCGCTGCTCTTCGACAACACCGGGTAAAGCTAAGAAAGTTGAGTCatttcttgggtttgagagtgtcttttcttttctttga
- the LOC133818184 gene encoding DExH-box ATP-dependent RNA helicase DExH17 isoform X2 has translation MDPYSLKSVFDLPLPFQSTFSFRYFNSLQNECFPVCFHADINMVVSAPTGSGKTVLFELCILRLLSRFISEGTKFVHVKGTLKTIYIAPSKALVQEKLRHWTQKFGSWGINCLELTGDNESYNIKNIQEADIILTTPEKFDAVTRHGIKDGGLSFFGDISLLLIDEVHLLNDPRGAALEAIVSRIKMLARNPLLKSSSLSDVRFLAVSATIPNIEDLAEWLEVPVQGVKRFGEEMRPVKLTTKVFGYTPAKNDFLFEKRLQNYIWDILMQYSRGKSALVFCSTRKGAQEAAQRLTQSAMNFGHSNPFVKDREQQERLREASLLCSDKQMQSYIVYGVGYHNGGLCHKDRTLVENLFLNGDIQVLCTTNTLAHGVNLPAHTVVIKSTQHFNKEKGLYMEYDRSTVLQMCGRAGRPPFDDTGMVIIMTRRDTVHLYENLLNGCEMVESQLLSCVTEHLTAEIVQLTVTDITKAIEWMKCSYLYVRMKKNPGNYAVKKGISRDRVEKHLQEICVQKVNELSRYQLIWTDEDGFLLKPLEPGRLMTRYYLKFDTMKLLMQIPVNCTLEDALHVICRAEEISWIQLRRNEKKLLNDINTDKEGRLRFHILIDNGRRKKRIQTREEKIFVLVNDCLTGDPLIHDLSLTQDVNSICLNGCRIAKCMKEYFIYKKNYKGALDSALLAKSLHQKLWDDSPYLLKQLPGIGMVTAKALQSMEITSFETLAGADPRRIEIVTGRKFPFGNHIKDSLLSLPPKVDMKVEETECQMRGKSKLVITLTRISEPFKSMKRHYADMIVGSEEDNMIVLHEKISPYSAVILLPNPQQGKLTVKADLIFEEYIGIDVHQKLVLTKVSNLSLNNKRGKIQSSSTPAQEVCVIEDDDDDNEETTFQAPAKKLHKLAKSKIIDDSVPSFNILDENFEEFEGDEPVLQVNEDKHKNVTEQKIFDHIREKAKSFPHLAAPNIAYPPSTETLNLIRKHTRENELDSLRDDIEVLGEVDRIINARFTLVKPTIDPGGGEQYGQNTEKPQHHSTLKSSSNFNCMEQIGGVSPEPEDCTVETLTEDTIFDHIRKKAKNFPQLSNLQPQTESLWTISDDPMEDAILISDSEAGEVGDCVRDRRPGKRVKPNASSGKRAKASPKVSSTCVDLSSTKMPSFDISMLKNDVVAADQHSSMEIRRKQQHSQSPTLQQNQRCSSTTPGKAKKVESFLGFESVFSFL, from the exons ATCTATATAGCCCCATCGAAGGCTTTAGTACAAGAGAAACTTCGTCATTGGACTCAAAAGTTTGGATCATGGGGTATAAATTGCTTAGAGCTAACAGGAGATAATGAATCTTACAACATAAAGAATATACAAGAAGCAGACATCATCCTAACCACTCCTGAA AAATTTGATGCAGTAACTAGGCATGGCATAAAAGATGGTGGATTGAGCTTTTTTGGTGATATATCACTTTTACTTATTGATGAAGTTCATCTGCTGAATGATCCACGTGGAGCAGCTTTGGAGGCAATCGTCAGTAGAATAAAAATGCTTGCACGGAATCCTTTGTTGAAGTCAAGTTCCCTGTCTGATGTTCGTTTCCTAGCAGTGTCTGCCACGATCCCAAATATCGAGGACCTTG CCGAATGGCTTGAGGTTCCTGTCCAAGGAGTTAAAAG GTTTGGAGAAGAAATGAGGCCCGTGAAGTTGACTACTAAAGTTTTTG GATATACCCCAGCCAAAAATGATTTTCTATTTGAGAAA CGCCTTCAAAATTATATATGGG ATATTCTCATGCAATATTCAAGAGGGAAATCTGCTCTAGTCTTTTGTTCAACTAGAAAAGGCGCACAAGAAGCAGCACAGCGACTGACTCAATCAGCAATGAACTTTGGCCATTCAAATCCATTTGTCAAGGACAGAGAACAGCAAGAAAGGTTGAGGGAAGCTTCCCTGTTGTGCAGTGACAAACAAATGCAGTCCTATATTGTTTATGGCG TTGGTTATCACAATGGTGGACTTTGCCACAAGGATCGTACTCTGGTTGAAAATCTTTTTCTCAACGGTGACATTCAAGTACTCTGCACAACAAATACTCTTGCCCATGGAGTTAACTTACCAGCACACACAGTTGTAATAAAATCAACACAGCATTT CAACAAAGAAAAAGGCTTGTACATGGAATACGATCGATCCACAGTACTACAG ATGTGTGGAAGGGCTGGGCGGCCACCCTTTGATGATACAGGAATGGTTATAATAATGACAAGAAGAGACACG GTGCACTTGTATGAGAATCTCTTGAATGGATGTGAAATGGTGGAATCACA ATTGCTTTCATGTGTGACGGAGCACCTAACTGCAGAGATAGTTCAACTGACTGTCACTGATATTACAAAGGCAATTGAGTGGATGAAGTGCTCATACTTATATGTGAGGATGAAAAAG AACCCTGGAAATTATGCTGTCAAAAAAGGAATTTCAAGAGACCGAGTAGAAAAGCATCTGCAAG AGATTTGTGTTCAGAAAGTAAACGAGTTATCAAGATATCAATTGATCTGGACTGATGAAGATGGTTTCCTCTTGAAACCACTAG AGCCTGGAAGGCTGATGACAAGGTACTACTTGAAATTCGATACAATGAAACTTTTAATGCAGATCCCAGTAAACTGCACTCTGGAAGATGCTCTTCATGTTATCTGCCGAGCTGAGGAAATTTCAT GGATACAGCTCAGACGCAATGAGAAAAAGCTTCTGAATGACATTAACACTGATAAAGAGGGTCGACTTCGCTTTCACAtcctcattgataatgggagacGAAAAAAGCGTATTCAGACTAGAGAGGAGAAGATATTTGTTCTTGTTAATGACTGCTTGACTGGTGATCCTTTGATTCACGATTTATCCCTAACACAG GACGTCAACTCAATATGCTTAAATGGATGTAGAATCGCTAAGTGCATGAAAGaatattttatttacaaaaagaaCTACAAAGGAGCCTTGGATTCAGCTCTTCTTGCGAAGTCGTTGCATCAAAAACTGTGGGATGATAGTCCTTATCTGCTGAAACAATTACCTGGGATTGGCATGGTGACAGCGAAG GCACTACAATCAATGGAAATTACATCATTTGAGACACTGGCTGGAGCTGATCCCCGGAGGATAGAGATAGTCACTGGTCGAAAGTTTCCATTTGGAAACCATATCAAGGACTCCTTACTATCACTACCTCCGAAAGTTGACATGAAGGTTGAGGAAACTGAATGCCAGATGCGAGGGAAGTCGAAGTTGGTGATAACACTGACAAGGATATCAGAACCTTTCAAGTCAATGAAACGACATTATGCTGATATG ATTGTTGGTTCTGAAGAAGATAACATGATTGTCTTGCATGAGAAAATAAG TCCCTATAGCGCAGTAATTCTCCTGCCAAATCCACAGCAAGGAAAGCTGACTGTTAAGGCTGATCTTATTTTTGAAGAATACA TTGGCATTGATGTTCACCAAAAACTTGTATTGACAAAAGTGAGCAATTTAAGCTTGAACAACAAAAGGGGAAAAATACAGTCTTCTTCTACTCCAGCTCAGGAAGTATGTGTGAtcgaagatgatgatgatgataatgaggAAACCACATTTCAGGCCCCAGCTAAAAAGCTTCACAAGTTAGCGAAATCTAAAATAATAGACGATTCTGT GCCTAGTTTCAATATTCTAGATGAGAACTTTGAAGAGTTTGAAGGAG ATGAGCCTGTTCTCCAAGTTAACGAAGATAAACACAAAAACGTGACAGAGCAAAAAATATTTGACCACATACGTGAAAAGGCCAAAAGCTTTCCCCATTTGGCAGCCCCAAATATTGCATACCCTCCATCCACTGAGACACTGAATCTTATAAGGAAGCACACTCGCGAAAATGAGCTTGATTCCCTTAGAGATGATATCGAAGTTCTGGGAGAGGTAGACAGAATAATAAATGCAAGGTTTACTTTGGTCAAACCAACTATAGATCCTGGTGGGGGAGAGCAATACGGACAAAATACTGAAAAACCACAGCACCATAGTACACTCAAAAGCTCATCTAACTTCAACTGCATGGAACAAATAG GTGGGGTTTCCCCTGAACCTGAAGACTGCACAGTCGAAACTTTAACTGAAGACACGATATTTGATCACATACGGAAGAAAGCCAAGAATTTTCCTCAGTTGAGTAATTTGCAGCCCCAAACTGAGTCACTGTGGACTATATCCGACGATCCTATGGAAGATGCTATACTCATCTCAGATTCGGAAGCCGGAGAGGTAGGAGACTGTGTGCGTGATAGAAGGCCGGGAAAAAGGGTGAAACCCAACGCTTCTTCTGGAAAAAGAGCAAAGGCTTCTCCTAAAGTTTCAAGCACATGTGTTGATCTCTCATCGACTAAAATGCCGTCGTTTGATATTTCAATGTTGAAAAACGACGTAGTAGCGGCTGACCAACACAGCTCAATGGAGATTAGGAGGAAGCAGCAGCATTCTCAGTCTCCAACTTTGCAACAGAACCAGCGCTGCTCTTCGACAACACCGGGTAAAGCTAAGAAAGTTGAGTCatttcttgggtttgagagtgtcttttcttttctttga